A genomic segment from Ciona intestinalis chromosome 10, KH, whole genome shotgun sequence encodes:
- the LOC100176913 gene encoding zinc transporter 6, which produces MSSYTTVSIDPEFDFDLSGSGLSHKSRLTSPIHPFKKRRSRIYGQLKHTVQPLLSLRSARRTLAFIIFNLLIIFILLSWCKSTNSLALRSFAYLTVFDFFTLITCMISIWSTANQISQSEEGTIVFNYERIEVVSVFSSVVLASLGSIFILKECIIRIIDQPEVSIGRLLPGLLVGFLFHVMITLSVNNKPLQCITNASQSSVLQEHMADMSQTLCSIIPALSKILLPRINPFLLTSFIGASLIFLTNLLIQMNLYYFADTVSAILISTCTLCTMWPVASCSARVLLNTTPPYLLGQLDKLLSEAQTLDGVLEIRNERFYTVSLSVNNKKRYHNGLTMVGSINVRVRRDADEQMVLAHVTHRLSTLVSHLTVQVSKDDWGSVPMVSSGVINIPRAVRSTSGSKPSSASSSIIYGFNKPAAAVAPMPHNPSKYTTTIAEKKSADDFSFAPTKSKPQIKSLAPPSAGSNIARMYKAAGFSTPPPSKPSTNMLKQVSGTKLATGILSSANLKLTKS; this is translated from the exons ATGTCTTCCTACACAACTGTATCTATAGATCCAGAATTTG ATTTTGACTTGTCGGGAAGTGGATTGTCTCACAAGTCAAGATTgact AGTCCCATTCACCCCTTCAAAAAACGTAGAAGCAGGATCTATGGCCAGTTGAAACATACAGTGCAACCTTTGCTTTCACTTAGAAGTGCTAGAAGAACTTTagcatttattatttttaacttgttgATCATTTTTATCCTCTTATCATGGTGTAAATCCACCAATAGTTTAG CATTACGTTCCTTTGCTTACTTGACAGTGTTTGATTTTTTCACTTTAATTACTTGTATGATTTCTATTTGGTCTACTGCCAATCAAATAAGCCAATCAGAGGAAGGAACAATTGTTTTCAATTATGAGCGGATAGAAGTTGTTTCTGTGTTTTCTTCTGTTGTCCTTGCTAGCTTAGgatcaatttttattttgaaggAATGTATAATCAG GATAATTGACCAGCCAGAAGTGTCTATTGGAAGGTTATTGCCTGGTTTATTGGTTGGCTTCCTTTTCCATGTTATGATTACTTTGTCTGTTAATAACAAGCCGCTGCAGTGTATTACAAATG CTTCACAATCTTCAGTGTTACAAGAACACATGGCAGATATGAGCCAAACACTATGTAGCATTATACCAGCTTTAAGCAAGATATTGCTACCAAGAATAAACCCTTTTCTTCTTACTTCGTTTATTGGGGCTTCGCTGATTTTTTTGACAAATCTTCTTATTCAAATGAA TTTGTATTACTTCGCTGATACAGTCTCAGCGATTTTAATATCAACGTGCACGTTGTGTACTATGTGGCCTGTTGCCTCGTGCAGTGCACGAGTGTTGCTCAACACAACTCCTCCTTACTTACTGGGGCAGCTGGATAAACTTTTAAGTGAAGCTCAAACTTTAG ATGGTGTCCTTGAAATTCGAAACGAAAGATTTTACACAGTCTCATTGTCTGTTAATAATAAGAAACGATATCATAATGGGTTAACAATGGTTGGTAGTATTAATGTGCGTGTACGTCGAGATGCAGATGAACAGATGGTGCTGGCACACGTCACACACCGTTTGTCAACTCTTGTTTCTCACCTTACTGTGCAG GTATCCAAGGATGATTGGGGTTCTGTACCTATGGTTTCCAGTGGGGTAATTAACATTCCTCGAGCTGTTAGAAGCACTAGTGGTTCAAAACCAAGTAGTGCTTCATCAAGTATAATATATGGCTTCAACAAGCCAGCAGCAGCCGTAGCTCCAATGCCACATAATCCATCAAAATACACAACAACTATAGCCGAGAAAAAATCAGCAGATGATTTCAGCTTTGCTCCTACAAAAAGCAAACCACAAATAAAATCATTAGCTCCCCCATCCGCCGGTAGTAACATAGCCCGCATGTATAAAGCAGCTGGCTTCAGTACACCCCCACCATCCAAACCATCTACCAACATGCTCAAACAAGTATCTGGAACCAAACTTGCAACAGGAATTTTAAGTTctgcaaatttaaaactaacaaagTCATAG
- the LOC100181569 gene encoding solute carrier family 25 member 46 → MRSSERRRKKELNHGPSYNRLHGAPPSARLRASASSPSFSGTRPRVRFDEGPHEVRTIDSQQQPKSTFVNFFGDHRAPSSDVELEEVMRHYGINDADSNNIPSSSPLPKPTPSNEHNQRLASVAVSVSSGLGNFLLAFPCQVLRRQCQINHVGRKYHLTPFTIISVAANLQRAQGVTCLWKGIGSSLWLNAIEISSESIVSEVSSGKLPKDVGSNASIKRLSSHLVLKLISSVLVSPFFSAHLVESVQSEITSETPGIFSCLTDGVFRLFGVGRVQSPLLVPFRRLILPTVLYSLLRYVLSASLQQLVLYLMRLHSRRQHEKRLARLQPRSPVFQTEEPLINPAITPDRNSPSSLLTEHYPELVSGFVADMISDIMLYPMETVLHRLHIQGTRTIIDNTDTGRGFMPVSSRHEGFFDCWSTTVTHEGYMGLYRGFGALTMQYSLRYAVLRLTKLILQVASGC, encoded by the exons ATGCGAAGCAGTGAGCGTCGGCGTAAAAAGGAACTGAACCATGGACCAAGTTACAACAGATTACATGGAGCACCTCCAAGTGCTCGGTTAAGAGCAAGCGCATCTTCGCCATCGTTTTCAGGGACACGACCCAGAGTTCGATTTGACGAGGGACCTCACGAAGTTCGTACTATtg ATTcacaacaacaaccaaaatCAACGTTTGTGAATTTCTTCGGAGATCATAGAGCGCCCTCAAGTGATGTAGAGTTGGAGGAAGTAATGCGGCATTATGGGATTAATGATGCCGATTCAAATAACATTCCATCCTCTTCACCACTACCTAAACCAACTCCATCAAATG AACATAACCAAAGGCTTGCATCTGTTGCTGTGAGTGTTTCAAGTGGTCTCGGAAACTTTCTACTTGCTTTCCCATGTCAGGTTCTCAGACGGCAGTGCCAG ATTAACCATGTGGGAAGGAAATATCATCTCACACCTTTCACCATTATAAGTGTTGCAGCAAACCTACAGAGAGCTCAG GGAGTAACTTGCCTTTGGAAAGGCATAGGTAGCAGTCTTTGGTTAAACGCAATCGAAATCAGCAGCGAGTCAATTGTGAGTGAAGTATCATCTGGTAAACTACCAAAGGATGTTGGTTCCAATGCATCGATTAAAAGGCTTTCCTCTCATCTGGTATTGAAGCTTATCTCATCTGTTTTAGTGTCACCGTTTTTCTCAGCACATCTGGTTGAAAGTGTGCAG AGTGAAATAACTTCAGAAACACCAGGAATATTCTCATGTTTAACTGACGGGGTTTTTCGCTTGTTTGGTGTTGGAAGAGTGCAGAGTCCATTGTTGGTCCCGTTTCGACGTCTCATTCTCCCCACTGTGTTATACTCACTACTGCG ATATGTCTTATCAGCTTCACTTCAGCAACTTGTCCTCTACCTTATGAGGTTGCATTCCAGGCGTCAGCATGAAAAGCGGTTAGCAAGGCTACAACCCCGGTCTCCTGTATTTCAAACAGAAGAACCTCTCATCAACCCGGCAATAACACCTGATAGGAATTCCCCTTCTTCACTACTAACT GAACATTACCCAGAATTGGTGTCCGGGTTCGTGGCAGATATGATTTCCGACATAATGTTGTATCCAATGGAAACAGTGCTACACAGACTGCATATACAG GGCACACGTACCATCATTGATAACACAGACACGGGTCGCGGCTTCATGCCTGTAAGCTCGAGACATGAAGGTTTCTTTGACTGTTGGTCAACCACTGTTACACATGAAGGTTACATGGGTCTATACCGGGGCTTTGGGGCGTTAACAATGCAATATTCATTAAGATACGCAGTTTTAAGACTAACTAAACTTATTCTGCAAGTTGCTTCTGGTTGTTGA